The DNA segment ACAATGATACGTGAAGTGAAACCGGCAATGTGTGTGACGTTTTATCAAAGTCATGATCAAATCGAAAGTGTTTCTTCACTTAATCGTACACTAGAGAAATTGTTTCCTCAAATGGGGCTTGCTATAGGAGGAGAAAAGAGCTTACAGGATGTTGATTCTGATCTATCAATCGGATCGAGTCAAGTTGAATGGGAAGAATGGCTCAACCATTGGGTAAGCTCCCTATAATTCGGAAAAGAAGGGCTTCTGTATAAGCACCATATGACGCTTTATAACATACCGTATGTTAGAAGAAACGGTTTTGCGGGTATGAGGAATGGTTTCGTGATAAGGGAGGGACCAAGATGCGTCTAGAGCGATTAGCTGTTGATAAATTTAAAGTGTTTTTAACTTTTGATGATATGCAAGATCGAGGGATAACGAAAGAAGATTTATGGCAGGATGTTCCAAAAGTACATGATCTTTTTCGTGACATGATGTTAGAAGCAGATGATGAGCTAGGGTTTAAAGTGGACGGTCCAATCGCTGTTGAGGTATTTGCCATGCCAGCGCAAGGAATGGTCTTTATTGTAAGCAAGGGTCAAGCAGATGATGACTTTGATGATGAAGGATTTGAAGAAGGCTTTATCGAGATGCAAGTAACCCTCGATGAGACAGATGAGATCTTTTATGAACTTGATCACTTTGAAGCAGCAATCGGTTTGGCTTCTAGATTATATTCATTTGGCGTTAAAGGTGGAAGACTGTATTCCTTCCAGAATCGCTATTTTATGAAGTTTGATGAATACGATATTGAGGATGTCAACGAGTCAGCTCTTATTGCTTTACTTGCTGAATTTGGGAATCCTTCTACGATTTCCTCATTTAGGGTGAATGAGTACGGGAAGCAATTGATGGAAACAAACGCAGTTGAACAACTATATGATTACTTTATTAGGAAATAGTGAATGGCTTTAAGTCATTTACTATTTCTTTATTTTGGATTTTTATCAGATAACTTTCAAAAAAATACAGTCTATTGATCTATAATTTGCTAAAATGGAAATGAGGTGAGCTTAAAATTGGAAAACTCTATTTTAATCATAGAAGATGATCAGGAAATTGCGAAAATCATACAAGACTATCTAGAAAGAGAAGGATATGCAACGGTTTGGCAGGATGCAGGAGATAAAGGATTGATCGCCTTTCATGAACAACCTTTTTCCTTAGTATTGGTTGACTTAATGCTACCTGGAAAAAATGGATTTGAAGTTTGCCAGGAGATTCGAGAAACGAGCGAAGTTCCAATTATTGTTGTAAGTGCAAAACAAAGTGATCTTGATAAAATACATAGCCTTGGTATTGGGGCAGATGATTATGTAACTAAACCATTTAGTCCACTTGAGCTTGTGGCGAGAATCAGAGCGCAAATTCGGCGTCATCATAGCTACCAATCTAAACTCCTCCAACAAACACAAAGAGAATTAAGCTTTCAAGAGGTTAGCGTCGATCAAAGTGGAAGAACCGTCTCACTTAATGGCCAATATATTCCGCTAACAGCTAAAGAATACGAGCTATTTATCTTTTTGGCAAAAAATCCTGGTCAAGTATTTACAAAAGAGCAACTCTATAGGCAGATTTGGCACCAAGCAGATTATGAGGACATTCGAACCGTCACGGTCCACATTAAAAATATCCGTCACAAACTAAAGGATGGAAAGAAGTTTCCTAAATATATTGAAACGGTGTGGGGAGTAGGCTACAAGTTTATAGGTCATCAACATGAGTATTCGTCTTAATTTATACATTATTTTAATTTTTACAGCTATTACTCCATTTATTGTTACATTTTTATTTTATGTTCAGTTAACAGGCTGGTATGAGGTAGAGAAGTCTGACTCGGAGATGCGTGCCCTACTACGCGCGTCGGAAATCAGTGCGTTAATGAAGAATAATAGTGATAAAGTTCACCAAGGCGGTGCACTGAAAAAGGCAATTGAAGACGAACTGGAACCAGATGAATCAATTACTGTGTATTCATCAAATTTCAACCCATTGTTCACGACTAGCGAACAAGGTGTCTCTAGTCAAGGAAGAACGTCAAACCAAGTAATGAGGGGTTTGTTTGAGCTAAAAACAACCATACGTGGTCATACATATAAAGAACCGATTTTTGGCAGCAATAACGGGTCCATCGTCGCTTACTTTGTACTAGAAACAGAGCGAACGGCTGTTCAAGAAAAAACAATTGAAACGTATTGGATTGCCATCCTTGTGTTTTTATTTGCTGTACTAGGCACTCTTACATTAGTTCATTATTGGTTAAAGCGTCGAATGATCTCACCTATTAATTATTTGCTCGGTGAAATGCGAGGCATTGGCGAAGGAAACTTAAATGAAGATGTACAATTTGTCAAAAAGCAAAAAGGTGAGATGGGGCAATTAATCTCAGGATTCGAGGATATGAACCATCGTCTAATCGAGGCGAAGAAGAACGAGGAAGAGGAAGTGGCAAATCAGCAACGGCTAATTGCTGCGATTTCCCATGATTTACGCACACCTCTAACATCTATTAGGGCCTATGCAGAAGGAATGAATGTACACCGCGATAAACAGGAAGATTATGCAAAAGTTATTTTAACTAAAACAGCCTTTATGCAAAAATTGATTGATGATTTACTGGCCTATTCCGCAATTCAAGCATCAAGCTTTACACTTGATTTAGCTGAGGTGGAAGCAGAAGAATTAGCTGAATTAATGGTTGATGGGTACGAGGAACAGGACCGTTCCGTTACGTTTTCACTCACAACAGCTGTGGAGCAATCAACGGTTCGTTGTGACGTAAACCGGCTGATTCAAGTAATGGATAATTTAGTGACAAATGCAATCCGTTACTCAGATAAGGATGGAAAGGTTTCCATATTGATTACAAATCAAAGCTCTTACTTGCCGACGTTTGTTGCTTATCAGCCTGACCGTTTATATTTTCTGGTGTCAGATCGTGGCAGGGGAATACCTAAAGAAGAGCAGGAGCGAATTTTTTCGTCATTTTATCAAATTGAACATGCGAGAAAACAAAACCATTCAACAGGAGTCGGCTTAGGCTTATCAATCTGTCAGGAGCTTGTTACAAAGCACGGTGGCTCCATGAATGTATATTCTAAGGGCACAGGAAGTACGTTCTATTTTTCTATTCCATGCCTATCAGACACCCCGAACAGAAAGGACGATGAAGAATGATTAAACGAATAATTCCGATCATTGCAGGAAGTGCTTTGTTAACAGGATGCTTCCAACAAATGCAAGCGGAGGATATTATCTTTGAAACATTTGAAAACGGAGAAAATCAACAAGCTTATCATCTTGAACTTGCTTCAAAAACAAACGGAGAGGAAAACGCCGAAACATTAGTTGAATGGCGTGATGAAGATGGTAATTATCGTACAGAGAAATATAGCAATAATGCGTTAGTAGATGTTATTGTGCGTTATGATGATCAAACGAGCTATAAAGACTATGAAGATGAAACGATTGTCTATACGGATTTTGCAGCAACAAATATGAATGCCTCACCAACCCCAAATGAAGAGATGCATGAGATTATATCGTATTATAGTGGTGATTTTGATATTAAACTAGAAGGCACTGAGGATGTTCTTGATCGAAAAACCTATCACTTGCGTTTTGAAGTTCAAGAGGAAAGTGATATTGGTATGATCGAAGAAATTGATTTATGGGTAGATTCAAAAACATGGGTCATCTTAAAAGATCGTATTAAAGATGGAGAAGACGTGTATGAACGGGAGGCTACTCTCTTTGAAATTGTTGCGGCATTTCCAGAAGGAACGTTTGTCATGGATAATGAAGAAAATTTTCCTGAAGAATCGTTTGAGGACATATTTACTCCAGAGCCTGTGACGCTTAGTGAAGCGAATGAGGCGTTTGAAATTCCTTTTCTTATAGTAGAGGATGAGATGCAACTTGATTCAAGCTCTATGGTAGAAGATCTTATGTTTGAGGATTACTATACATTAACACTTAACTATGTGGATGAACGTGGGGACCTAGAGCTTTATATTGAGCACGAGTATGGATTACAGACTGTTTACGGAATTGAAGAAGAGATTTCTGTGCGGGATGAACGCGCATTACTGATTAATGATGCAAATCGTTTATCGGTCAATTGGATTGAAGATGGGTTACAGTATTTAGCGACTTTTGATGGAGATTTTACAGCAGAAGACGCGACTGAAATCGTCGAAAAGATGGATTTTTATCAACCTTAGAAGATAATAGTTGATTTTTTGCCTGACAAGTTTCACTATTAGGATTGGCGAATAGAGTAAAAAAGAACAGCATAGCAGGAGAGTGGATGAAATGAAAGTTGCCGTTTTATATGGTGGAATATCAGCAGAGCGTGAAGTATCGCTATCTTCTGGAAAAGGAATAATGGAAGCCCTAAA comes from the Alkalihalobacillus sp. FSL W8-0930 genome and includes:
- a CDS encoding genetic competence negative regulator, which translates into the protein MRLERLAVDKFKVFLTFDDMQDRGITKEDLWQDVPKVHDLFRDMMLEADDELGFKVDGPIAVEVFAMPAQGMVFIVSKGQADDDFDDEGFEEGFIEMQVTLDETDEIFYELDHFEAAIGLASRLYSFGVKGGRLYSFQNRYFMKFDEYDIEDVNESALIALLAEFGNPSTISSFRVNEYGKQLMETNAVEQLYDYFIRK
- a CDS encoding response regulator transcription factor gives rise to the protein MENSILIIEDDQEIAKIIQDYLEREGYATVWQDAGDKGLIAFHEQPFSLVLVDLMLPGKNGFEVCQEIRETSEVPIIVVSAKQSDLDKIHSLGIGADDYVTKPFSPLELVARIRAQIRRHHSYQSKLLQQTQRELSFQEVSVDQSGRTVSLNGQYIPLTAKEYELFIFLAKNPGQVFTKEQLYRQIWHQADYEDIRTVTVHIKNIRHKLKDGKKFPKYIETVWGVGYKFIGHQHEYSS
- a CDS encoding HAMP domain-containing sensor histidine kinase, translated to MSIRLNLYIILIFTAITPFIVTFLFYVQLTGWYEVEKSDSEMRALLRASEISALMKNNSDKVHQGGALKKAIEDELEPDESITVYSSNFNPLFTTSEQGVSSQGRTSNQVMRGLFELKTTIRGHTYKEPIFGSNNGSIVAYFVLETERTAVQEKTIETYWIAILVFLFAVLGTLTLVHYWLKRRMISPINYLLGEMRGIGEGNLNEDVQFVKKQKGEMGQLISGFEDMNHRLIEAKKNEEEEVANQQRLIAAISHDLRTPLTSIRAYAEGMNVHRDKQEDYAKVILTKTAFMQKLIDDLLAYSAIQASSFTLDLAEVEAEELAELMVDGYEEQDRSVTFSLTTAVEQSTVRCDVNRLIQVMDNLVTNAIRYSDKDGKVSILITNQSSYLPTFVAYQPDRLYFLVSDRGRGIPKEEQERIFSSFYQIEHARKQNHSTGVGLGLSICQELVTKHGGSMNVYSKGTGSTFYFSIPCLSDTPNRKDDEE